One Kaistella polysaccharea DNA segment encodes these proteins:
- a CDS encoding aminotransferase class III-fold pyridoxal phosphate-dependent enzyme, producing MTYKNLKISTQEAEAILLKLYNLKGEAKELPGEVDFNFKIKVGKSTDFILKISRPDESENYLDFQQKLLQFVETKNPNLIAPRIIKDRLGNSISKISDENLQSRNVRLLSWVPGRIWSDVNPQLDDLRFSLGQQCGSLTEALQGFDHPEAHREFLWDIAQSLWTKAHVNLFQKEEKEIIIYFQNNFEESQETFEYLRKAVVHNDANDNNIIVSSDLINPKVEAVIDYGDAIHTQIINDVAVACAYAIMDHNDPLEAALPIIKGYHSAFPLQEGELLHLYDAIAMRLVISVTKSALNKEKEPDNTYLLISEKQAWEVLKKWRHINSDFAYFSFRNVCNFEAHPNSSAFKVWADKQVFTFADLFPSLQKEHVYKLDLSVSSLWLGHQEEFNDLDVFQFKIDQLQKKVPNQLIAGGYLEPRAIYTSTSYDKIGNSGRESRTIHLGVDFWAPSLTPVHSLLGGEVVVSVNNAAYKEYGGLVILKHQVENFIFYTLYGHLSAASARMHKIGNYVDKGEKIGELGTSNENGNWVPHLHFQMMLSLLDYDNDFPGVAYHNQLEVWRSICPDPNFMFKSEHLKTGMTKSNAELITYRKHHLGKSLSLQYNKPIKMVRGAGQYLMDTYGKKYLDTVNNVAHVGHENYNVVKAGQQQMALINTNSRYLHDNINQLAAELLETLPLELSVMHFVNSGSEANELAIRMVKAATGQRDIIASEVGYHGNSNMCIDISSYKFDGKGGKGAPEHTHIFPLPDAFRGKYRGENAADLYAGEVQNQIELIHAKGRGVGALILEPIISCGGQVELPDGFLTKAYQYVRAAGGLCISDEVQTGCGRMGSKFWGFQLHDVIPDIVTIGKPLGNGHPIAAVACTLEVAEKFANGMEYFNTFGGNPVSCAIGTEVIRTVKREKLQENAQKIGTYLKEELKSLAQDYPIIGDVRGQGLFLGIELVDKNMNPLAAQTEYLADRMKDHGILMSTDGPDHNVLKIKPPLVFNLENASQLIFYLRKIFAEDFMQL from the coding sequence ATGACGTACAAGAACTTAAAAATATCAACCCAGGAAGCCGAAGCAATTTTACTAAAGCTGTATAATTTAAAAGGTGAAGCAAAAGAATTACCTGGCGAAGTCGACTTTAATTTTAAGATTAAAGTTGGAAAATCGACGGATTTTATACTGAAAATTTCGCGTCCGGATGAAAGCGAAAATTATCTTGATTTTCAACAGAAATTATTACAATTTGTTGAAACTAAAAATCCAAACTTAATAGCGCCGAGAATTATAAAAGATCGACTTGGCAATAGTATTTCAAAAATTAGTGATGAGAATTTACAGAGTCGTAACGTGCGATTATTAAGTTGGGTTCCTGGTCGTATTTGGAGTGATGTAAATCCACAGTTAGATGATTTACGGTTTAGTTTGGGCCAACAGTGTGGCTCATTAACAGAAGCTTTGCAGGGCTTTGATCATCCAGAAGCACATCGGGAATTTTTATGGGATATCGCGCAATCTCTGTGGACAAAAGCGCACGTTAATCTTTTCCAAAAGGAGGAAAAAGAAATCATTATATATTTCCAAAACAACTTCGAAGAATCCCAGGAAACCTTTGAATATTTAAGAAAAGCGGTTGTTCATAATGATGCGAACGATAATAATATAATTGTCTCCTCAGATTTGATTAATCCTAAAGTTGAAGCGGTTATAGATTATGGAGATGCGATACACACGCAAATTATCAATGACGTCGCCGTAGCTTGCGCATATGCAATCATGGATCATAATGACCCATTAGAAGCTGCTCTACCGATTATTAAAGGCTATCATTCTGCTTTTCCGTTACAAGAAGGTGAACTTTTACATTTATACGATGCCATTGCTATGAGATTGGTTATTTCGGTTACAAAATCTGCATTAAATAAAGAAAAAGAGCCTGATAATACCTATTTATTAATAAGCGAAAAACAAGCTTGGGAAGTGCTTAAAAAATGGCGTCACATCAATTCAGATTTTGCCTATTTTAGTTTTAGAAATGTCTGCAATTTTGAAGCTCATCCTAATTCTTCAGCTTTTAAAGTTTGGGCAGATAAACAGGTTTTTACTTTTGCGGACCTTTTTCCTTCTTTGCAGAAAGAACACGTTTATAAACTGGATTTAAGTGTATCAAGTTTGTGGCTTGGGCATCAAGAGGAGTTTAATGATTTAGATGTATTCCAGTTCAAAATAGATCAACTTCAAAAGAAAGTTCCAAATCAGTTAATTGCTGGCGGCTATTTAGAGCCACGTGCCATTTATACCTCGACATCCTATGATAAAATAGGGAATTCTGGTAGAGAAAGTAGAACCATCCATCTTGGTGTTGACTTTTGGGCACCCAGCTTAACTCCTGTTCACAGTTTATTAGGTGGTGAAGTGGTGGTTTCTGTAAATAATGCTGCATACAAAGAATATGGAGGCTTGGTGATTTTAAAACATCAGGTTGAAAATTTTATATTTTATACGCTGTACGGCCACTTATCTGCAGCGAGTGCAAGAATGCATAAAATCGGTAATTACGTAGATAAAGGCGAAAAAATTGGAGAATTGGGAACCTCAAATGAAAACGGAAATTGGGTGCCCCACCTTCATTTTCAGATGATGTTGTCGCTTTTAGATTATGATAATGATTTTCCGGGTGTTGCGTATCATAATCAATTAGAAGTATGGCGAAGTATTTGTCCCGATCCAAATTTTATGTTCAAATCAGAACACCTAAAAACAGGAATGACAAAATCTAATGCTGAGTTGATCACGTACCGAAAACATCATTTAGGCAAAAGTTTAAGTCTTCAATATAATAAACCGATCAAAATGGTTCGTGGTGCTGGCCAGTATCTTATGGATACTTACGGGAAAAAGTATTTGGATACTGTAAATAATGTGGCACATGTTGGCCACGAAAATTACAATGTAGTAAAAGCCGGTCAGCAACAAATGGCATTGATCAACACCAATTCGCGCTACCTGCATGATAATATTAATCAACTTGCTGCAGAGCTTTTGGAAACCTTACCGCTAGAATTGAGTGTAATGCATTTTGTTAATTCTGGAAGTGAAGCCAATGAACTGGCTATTCGAATGGTAAAAGCTGCAACTGGCCAACGTGATATTATCGCAAGTGAAGTGGGCTATCATGGCAATAGCAATATGTGTATCGACATCAGCTCTTACAAATTTGATGGAAAAGGCGGAAAAGGTGCGCCCGAACACACCCATATTTTCCCATTACCAGATGCCTTTAGAGGAAAATATCGAGGAGAGAATGCAGCAGATTTGTATGCTGGAGAAGTTCAAAATCAGATTGAATTGATTCATGCCAAAGGAAGAGGCGTGGGTGCATTAATTTTAGAACCGATTATTAGTTGTGGTGGACAGGTTGAATTGCCAGATGGATTTTTGACCAAAGCATATCAATATGTTAGAGCAGCGGGAGGCCTTTGTATTTCAGATGAAGTTCAAACAGGTTGCGGAAGAATGGGCAGTAAATTCTGGGGATTTCAGCTTCATGATGTGATCCCAGATATTGTAACAATTGGTAAACCGTTGGGTAACGGACATCCCATTGCAGCAGTTGCATGTACGCTGGAAGTGGCAGAAAAATTTGCCAATGGTATGGAATATTTTAACACTTTCGGCGGAAATCCTGTTTCTTGTGCTATTGGAACAGAAGTGATTCGAACTGTAAAGCGGGAAAAATTGCAAGAAAATGCACAAAAAATCGGTACCTATTTAAAAGAGGAACTGAAAAGTTTGGCTCAAGATTATCCGATTATTGGTGATGTACGCGGGCAAGGTTTATTTTTAGGTATTGAACTGGTGGATAAAAATATGAACCCACTGGCAGCGCAAACTGAATATTTGGCTGATAGAATGAAAGACCATGGCATCTTAATGAGCACAGATGGTCCAGATCATAACGTTTTAAAAATAAAACCTCCTTTAGTATTTAACCTGGAAAATGCCTCTCAACTTATATTTTATTTACGAAAAATTTTCGCCGAAGATTTTATGCAACTTTAA
- a CDS encoding MGH1-like glycoside hydrolase domain-containing protein, whose amino-acid sequence MTNKMKALTLVLGLLICSCTPAQFTRDTTIFPYLEYSKNILDYQVSPKSDVDKSGLMFSDQGAWFAYGLHKNANEGLGFSGPFLMTQQNGVWLTSSLMNASVKVNGKFQSLKYDNKKSYSSHLEMDAYGNHIHVNETLVFKNGNTALVQTIVKNIGNKTINLELLWGNSSVLIDGISFSQNDETIKINSTKSNANGYITFPKDTQVELVNDLQYKAKHNFKLKPQETKEIVVAQTFIFPEYSWEEERKSINKVDFDSILKARKQEKDQQLKKLIENRKPQFKNEKYAEVLAKAHLTMQNNWRIAAGEIMHEGLFPSYHYEWFNGFWSWDSWKHAVGLSYYDLNLAKNQMRAMFDFQSEDGFIVDCIFRDTTIEMPNYRDTKPPLSAWAVSKIYEQDQDIEFVKEFYPKLKKYHEWWYEKRDHDKDGLCEYGSTDGTLIAAKWESGMDNAIRFDNSKILKNSEGAYSLDQESVDLNAYLFAEKIFLSRLAKIINNLDDANQYTSEAKLLKVKIQNQFYDPEDGWFYDTSLDGKKFIKGEGSEGWTALWANAATQEQAIAVKNKLMDPKKFYTKVPFQTMSADHEKFNPLEGYWRGPNWLDQAYFAVRGLRNYGFDTEADKATVQIIEGAQGILGKGLPIRENYHPLTGEGLNAKNFSWSAAHLIMLLENN is encoded by the coding sequence ATGACTAATAAAATGAAAGCACTTACTTTGGTTTTGGGCCTACTAATTTGCAGTTGCACACCAGCACAATTTACCAGAGATACGACGATTTTTCCTTATCTTGAATACAGTAAAAATATTCTGGATTACCAAGTCAGCCCTAAAAGTGATGTTGACAAATCAGGTTTAATGTTTTCAGATCAGGGTGCGTGGTTTGCTTATGGTCTACATAAAAACGCAAATGAGGGATTGGGATTTTCCGGACCTTTTTTAATGACGCAGCAGAATGGCGTTTGGCTAACCTCCTCTTTAATGAATGCTTCCGTAAAAGTCAATGGCAAGTTTCAATCTCTAAAATACGACAACAAGAAAAGTTATTCCAGTCATTTAGAGATGGACGCATACGGGAATCATATTCACGTAAACGAAACCTTGGTGTTTAAAAACGGAAATACTGCTTTAGTTCAAACCATCGTAAAAAATATTGGAAATAAAACAATTAATTTAGAACTACTTTGGGGCAATTCATCTGTTTTAATTGATGGAATCTCGTTTTCACAAAATGATGAAACCATCAAAATAAATTCTACAAAATCCAACGCCAACGGCTATATCACCTTCCCAAAAGATACTCAGGTTGAATTAGTGAATGATTTACAGTATAAAGCAAAACACAATTTTAAACTTAAACCACAGGAAACCAAAGAGATTGTAGTAGCGCAGACTTTTATATTTCCAGAATATTCTTGGGAAGAGGAAAGGAAAAGCATCAATAAAGTCGATTTTGACTCAATTTTGAAAGCTCGAAAGCAAGAAAAAGATCAGCAGCTTAAGAAGCTAATCGAAAATAGAAAACCCCAATTTAAAAATGAGAAATATGCTGAAGTTTTGGCAAAAGCGCACTTGACGATGCAGAATAATTGGCGTATTGCAGCCGGCGAAATTATGCACGAAGGCCTGTTTCCAAGCTATCATTACGAGTGGTTTAATGGATTTTGGTCTTGGGATTCGTGGAAGCACGCGGTTGGTCTGTCTTATTATGACCTAAATTTGGCAAAAAATCAAATGAGAGCCATGTTTGATTTTCAAAGTGAAGATGGTTTTATCGTAGATTGTATTTTCCGAGACACTACTATTGAGATGCCAAATTACCGCGATACCAAACCGCCACTTTCAGCGTGGGCCGTATCCAAAATTTATGAGCAGGATCAAGATATCGAATTTGTAAAGGAGTTCTACCCCAAACTAAAAAAGTATCACGAATGGTGGTATGAAAAACGTGACCATGACAAAGATGGCTTATGCGAATACGGTTCTACAGATGGCACCCTGATCGCGGCAAAATGGGAAAGCGGAATGGACAACGCCATTCGTTTTGACAATTCTAAAATTCTAAAAAATAGTGAAGGCGCCTACTCTCTTGATCAAGAAAGTGTAGATTTAAATGCTTATTTATTTGCGGAAAAAATATTTTTAAGCCGATTGGCTAAAATTATAAATAATCTCGACGATGCCAATCAATATACCTCTGAAGCTAAACTATTGAAAGTGAAAATTCAAAACCAATTCTATGATCCAGAAGATGGATGGTTTTATGACACTTCTCTTGATGGAAAGAAATTTATCAAAGGTGAAGGAAGTGAAGGCTGGACCGCACTTTGGGCGAATGCAGCTACACAGGAACAAGCAATTGCAGTGAAGAATAAATTAATGGATCCAAAAAAATTCTATACTAAAGTGCCGTTTCAAACGATGAGTGCTGACCATGAAAAATTTAATCCTCTCGAAGGCTATTGGAGAGGTCCAAATTGGCTGGATCAGGCTTATTTTGCGGTTAGAGGTTTGCGCAATTATGGCTTTGATACGGAAGCGGATAAGGCCACTGTGCAGATTATTGAGGGCGCGCAAGGAATATTGGGGAAAGGACTTCCTATCCGCGAAAATTATCATCCATTAACGGGCGAAGGCCTGAATGCAAAAAATTTCAGTTGGAGCGCTGCACATCTTATCATGTTGTTAGAAAATAATTAA
- a CDS encoding aldose 1-epimerase, protein MFKVNKIKNFENLLQEIELVNETQHTSAKINLNAGGSLQELIFNGITIISDLESSGYSDIYASAILFPFANRIKLGKYTFKEKQFNLEKNDGNNALHGLVYNKIFHFVESEESESYASVTIAYQEKDIVSGFPFKFSIFLTYTLTTEGINLKVDVKNEDNKAFPFNLGWHPYFFSSNLKESNLEMDSTTKLIFDLEMIATGVEDSVVKKPFSIGERYFDDCFKLNKSSIIFKTPVYFVKLSSDSEDNYLQIHTPNIKNILAIEPITGPANSFNNKIDLQILEPGKTYSVKWNIEIQAYD, encoded by the coding sequence GTGTTTAAAGTTAATAAAATAAAGAATTTCGAAAATCTTTTACAGGAAATAGAGCTTGTAAATGAGACTCAACACACTTCTGCGAAGATCAATTTGAATGCTGGTGGAAGTTTACAAGAGTTAATTTTTAACGGAATTACAATAATAAGTGATCTTGAATCATCTGGCTATTCTGATATATATGCGTCAGCGATATTATTTCCTTTTGCAAATAGGATCAAACTTGGAAAATACACTTTCAAGGAAAAGCAATTTAATTTAGAAAAAAATGATGGCAATAATGCATTGCACGGACTTGTTTACAATAAGATTTTCCACTTTGTGGAATCGGAAGAATCAGAATCTTACGCCTCTGTCACAATTGCCTATCAGGAAAAAGATATTGTCAGCGGATTTCCTTTTAAGTTTTCAATTTTCTTAACTTATACACTTACCACCGAAGGAATTAATTTAAAGGTAGATGTAAAAAATGAAGATAATAAGGCCTTTCCTTTTAATTTGGGTTGGCATCCTTATTTTTTTAGTAGTAATTTGAAAGAGAGCAATCTGGAAATGGACAGCACCACAAAGCTAATTTTTGATTTGGAAATGATTGCTACCGGAGTTGAAGATAGTGTTGTTAAAAAACCTTTCTCTATAGGCGAACGTTACTTTGATGATTGTTTTAAATTGAATAAAAGCAGTATCATCTTTAAAACACCAGTATATTTTGTGAAGTTAAGTTCTGATTCCGAAGACAATTATTTGCAAATCCATACCCCAAATATTAAAAATATTCTTGCGATTGAACCTATTACGGGTCCCGCAAATAGTTTTAATAATAAAATAGACCTGCAGATATTAGAGCCTGGAAAAACCTATAGTGTGAAATGGAACATTGAAATACAAGCTTATGACTAA
- a CDS encoding GntR family transcriptional regulator, with protein sequence MSIISIDNSAGSPKYKQIISSIENAILTGIYKRGDKLPSINSIRNRFSISRDTVLLAYNDLKLRGIIQSVPGKGYYVKSENISTVKKIFLLFDELNAFKEDLYNSFLNNLDEGVQVDIFFHHFNYSVFSKLLYDNMGIYNAYIIMPANLKDTHSVIDKLPQDRVYILDQMHKELRKYPAIYQNFEKDIYKALSEGLHLMKSYQKMILLFESDKQPLGMLAGFQKFCLEHDIKHEIIGTLKDYVPNKGDVYLIPDDRNLIKIIKKFKELDLVLIEDVGIISYNDTLLKEIVEGGITTISTDFNKMGERLAEMVMGNENLKIENPNYLIVRKSI encoded by the coding sequence ATGAGTATTATAAGTATCGATAATAGTGCAGGTTCTCCAAAATATAAACAGATTATCTCATCTATTGAAAATGCTATACTTACTGGAATTTATAAGCGCGGAGATAAACTGCCCTCAATTAATAGTATCAGAAATCGGTTTTCAATCTCCAGAGATACCGTTTTATTAGCTTACAATGATTTGAAATTACGGGGTATTATTCAGTCTGTTCCGGGGAAAGGATATTACGTGAAAAGTGAAAATATCAGTACCGTTAAAAAAATCTTTTTATTATTTGATGAACTAAATGCTTTCAAAGAAGATCTTTATAATTCATTTTTAAATAATTTGGATGAAGGCGTACAAGTGGATATTTTCTTTCATCATTTTAATTACTCTGTTTTCAGTAAATTATTATATGACAACATGGGAATTTATAATGCTTATATCATAATGCCCGCAAATCTTAAGGATACTCATTCGGTTATAGATAAGCTGCCACAAGACCGCGTTTACATTCTTGACCAAATGCATAAAGAATTGCGAAAATACCCAGCCATCTATCAGAACTTTGAAAAAGATATATACAAAGCATTGAGTGAGGGACTTCATTTGATGAAATCCTATCAAAAAATGATTTTACTGTTTGAATCTGATAAACAGCCTTTAGGGATGTTAGCAGGCTTTCAAAAGTTTTGTTTAGAACATGATATTAAACATGAAATAATTGGAACCTTGAAAGATTATGTGCCGAATAAAGGGGACGTCTATTTAATTCCAGATGACCGGAACCTTATCAAAATAATTAAAAAATTTAAGGAGCTAGACTTGGTTTTAATTGAAGATGTTGGCATTATTTCTTATAATGACACCTTACTAAAAGAAATAGTTGAAGGTGGAATTACAACTATTTCCACAGATTTTAATAAAATGGGTGAGCGATTGGCAGAAATGGTGATGGGAAATGAAAATTTAAAAATAGAGAATCCTAATTATTTAATAGTTAGAAAATCGATCTAA
- a CDS encoding SusC/RagA family TonB-linked outer membrane protein: MNLKISEVIKQLSTKLPLLVAIFVLVGLLSAFQAQTKQISGTVRANGMSGLPDVTVAVKGEESTSTKTDSDGAYTIKIPNDKSVLIFRYLGYVSQEVPVNGLSIIDVNLEGKSQDLDEIVLVGYGTQKKSDVTGAISSVKSEDLNKVVTTNPVDALQGRVAGVTVTSSSGSPGAAADITIRGIGSFGNNQPLYIIDGVQADPYFINSNDIASIEVLKDAASGAIYGTRAANGVIIITTKKGKRGEAKIEIDNSISFNTARQKMKLLDANGYLSVHRQMYENAGEALPQYILNPPNVNTNWYDQTHRNGQLNLMNVRVSGASDNINYSVAGSYADELGILIGSGFTKKGINANMGITKGKLKINTTLNYSETKREDYKFSLRETYFISPLIPVYDPTKPSGFGYRNGDLPDHRNPVGEDALIKGSTKLKYFLGNVGLSYNITKGLDANANFALANRDTYTFAFHPAYKVRDIDDNPQNEYAFISEYSSEFRRFNQEYTLNYKFDLSKHSFNLLAGYQRISEPFKETYIQAEGYKIDAEGNKVPATILDPSFQTLNAFSDGTYSAEGTNANYALVSQFGRLNYAFNDRYLLQASVRRDGSSKFGINNQYGVFPSFALGWKVTDEAFMQNQNLFNFLKLRYSWGQAGNDSALGYYDYVALISRGKDQDTGGYVFGNPQTSYLGSIARDLQNDDLKWETNTSSNFGADFTTLKNKLKGSVNYYKTTTADLLITKEVPPSSGVNNPIVNVGEFENKGLEFELGYTNKDHKVNYSAFATFTTVNSEVTKLSNAGQKLYGIGLLFGSDHFVNQTQVGYEPGAYFLPVADGIFQNQAEIDSHKAQPNASPGDIRFVDQNKDGKIDSEDDTYQGTAIPKFEYSLSLSADYKNFDVSVFFQGVGGNKIYNGNDFRLLSLDTGRNFRVEAENAWTPTNTNTNIPRAVLGDPNRNSRASTRFLEDGDYLRIKTIQLGYSLTGSVLEALKISKFRLYVTGQNLFTFTNYSGLDPEVGGNVLSRGIDNNLYPKYKSVILGVQLAF, translated from the coding sequence ATGAATTTAAAAATTAGCGAAGTTATTAAGCAACTTAGCACCAAACTGCCACTTCTGGTTGCGATATTTGTTTTAGTTGGGTTATTAAGTGCTTTTCAAGCCCAAACCAAACAAATTTCCGGTACTGTACGTGCTAATGGCATGTCAGGTTTGCCCGATGTTACTGTTGCTGTTAAAGGTGAAGAAAGTACATCTACAAAGACAGATAGTGATGGAGCTTATACTATCAAAATTCCAAATGACAAATCTGTTTTAATCTTCAGATATCTGGGATATGTAAGTCAAGAAGTGCCCGTTAATGGTCTTAGCATCATAGACGTCAATTTAGAAGGTAAATCTCAGGATTTGGATGAGATTGTACTGGTAGGCTATGGAACTCAAAAGAAAAGTGATGTTACTGGAGCCATCAGTTCGGTAAAAAGTGAAGACCTTAATAAGGTTGTCACTACGAATCCTGTTGATGCGTTGCAGGGTAGAGTTGCCGGAGTTACCGTTACTTCTTCCTCTGGAAGCCCGGGAGCGGCAGCTGATATTACCATTAGAGGTATTGGCAGTTTTGGAAACAATCAGCCGTTGTATATTATAGATGGTGTGCAGGCTGATCCTTATTTTATTAATTCTAATGATATTGCATCTATTGAAGTCTTAAAAGATGCAGCTTCAGGTGCTATTTATGGGACAAGGGCGGCTAATGGTGTTATTATCATTACAACCAAAAAAGGTAAAAGAGGTGAGGCAAAAATAGAGATTGATAATTCTATAAGTTTCAATACTGCACGGCAGAAAATGAAACTATTGGATGCTAATGGCTACCTTTCTGTGCATAGACAAATGTATGAGAATGCAGGAGAAGCTTTACCGCAGTATATTCTAAATCCGCCCAATGTAAATACAAATTGGTACGATCAAACCCATAGAAATGGACAATTAAATCTAATGAATGTAAGGGTTAGTGGTGCCTCTGATAATATAAATTATAGTGTGGCGGGCAGTTATGCCGACGAATTGGGTATTCTTATAGGATCTGGTTTTACAAAAAAAGGCATTAATGCCAATATGGGAATCACCAAAGGAAAATTAAAGATAAATACTACTCTAAACTACAGTGAAACGAAACGGGAAGATTACAAATTTTCTTTGCGAGAAACTTACTTTATATCACCGTTGATTCCTGTATATGATCCTACCAAACCTTCCGGATTTGGTTACAGAAATGGAGACTTGCCTGATCATAGAAATCCCGTAGGTGAGGATGCTCTGATTAAAGGCTCAACAAAGTTGAAATATTTTCTAGGAAATGTAGGGCTGAGTTATAATATTACAAAAGGTTTGGACGCCAACGCCAATTTTGCGCTGGCCAATAGAGATACTTACACGTTCGCTTTTCATCCTGCTTATAAAGTACGTGATATTGATGATAATCCTCAAAATGAGTATGCATTTATATCGGAATACAGTAGTGAATTCAGAAGATTTAATCAAGAATATACCCTGAATTACAAGTTTGACCTCAGTAAGCATTCTTTTAATTTATTGGCGGGTTACCAAAGAATTTCTGAACCATTTAAGGAGACCTACATTCAGGCAGAAGGGTATAAAATAGATGCTGAAGGCAATAAGGTACCTGCAACTATTTTGGATCCAAGTTTTCAAACCCTCAATGCATTCTCGGATGGAACATATTCTGCTGAAGGCACCAACGCAAATTACGCGTTAGTATCTCAGTTTGGTAGATTAAATTATGCTTTTAACGATCGCTATTTGCTACAAGCCAGCGTTCGTAGGGATGGAAGTTCAAAATTCGGCATAAATAATCAGTATGGTGTTTTTCCATCATTTGCTTTAGGCTGGAAGGTAACGGATGAAGCATTTATGCAGAATCAAAATTTATTTAATTTTTTAAAACTGCGTTACAGTTGGGGCCAAGCAGGTAATGATAGTGCCTTAGGCTACTATGATTATGTGGCACTTATCTCTCGTGGTAAAGATCAAGATACGGGAGGCTACGTTTTTGGGAATCCACAAACTTCCTATTTAGGCAGTATTGCACGTGATTTACAAAATGATGATCTGAAGTGGGAGACAAATACTTCTTCTAATTTCGGAGCTGATTTTACAACTTTAAAAAATAAGCTAAAAGGTTCTGTAAATTATTATAAAACCACTACCGCAGATTTGCTGATAACCAAAGAAGTTCCTCCTTCAAGTGGTGTAAATAATCCGATTGTAAATGTTGGAGAATTTGAAAATAAAGGGTTAGAATTTGAATTAGGTTATACTAATAAGGATCATAAAGTTAATTATTCGGCATTTGCTACATTCACAACCGTAAATAGCGAAGTCACAAAATTGAGTAATGCGGGACAAAAATTATATGGAATAGGACTATTGTTTGGATCAGATCATTTTGTAAACCAAACTCAAGTTGGTTACGAGCCAGGGGCCTATTTTCTGCCAGTCGCAGACGGTATTTTTCAAAACCAGGCAGAAATCGATTCTCATAAAGCACAGCCAAACGCCTCGCCCGGAGATATCAGATTTGTAGATCAGAATAAAGACGGTAAAATTGATTCCGAAGATGATACTTATCAAGGCACAGCGATTCCTAAATTTGAATATAGCTTGAGTTTATCTGCAGATTATAAAAATTTTGATGTCAGTGTCTTTTTTCAAGGTGTAGGAGGCAACAAAATCTACAATGGTAATGACTTTAGACTTTTAAGTCTGGATACAGGTAGAAATTTCAGAGTGGAAGCCGAAAATGCCTGGACACCCACTAATACCAATACAAATATACCAAGAGCAGTATTAGGTGATCCGAATAGAAATAGCAGGGCGTCTACCAGATTTTTGGAGGATGGCGATTATTTGAGAATAAAAACTATTCAGCTTGGATATTCCCTAACAGGTTCGGTATTAGAAGCCTTAAAAATATCAAAATTTAGACTTTATGTCACAGGACAAAATCTCTTTACTTTTACCAATTACAGTGGGTTAGATCCCGAAGTAGGTGGAAATGTTTTATCCAGAGGGATTGATAATAATTTATATCCAAAATATAAGTCAGTGATTTTAGGTGTTCAGTTAGCATTTTAA